GCCAACTACTTCCATGTTCTGCGTCGTCAGGTGACTTAAAAGCTATTTCATTTATCAGCATTTTCCAGTATCTTGAAAAATTTATGCAGGTTCTAATGTTCTTGTTTCATTTCTCAGTTGCACAGGGAATTCCGTAAGCCCCTTATTGTGATGGCTCCTAAAAACCTGCTAAGGCACAAGGAGTGCaaatcaaatttatctgaatttgATGATGTGCAAGGCCACCCAGGTTTTGACAAGCAGGGGACCAGATTTAAGCGCCTCATCAAGGACCAGAATGACCACTCTAATCTGGAGGAGGGTATTAGACGGCTAGTTCTTTGCTCTGGCAAGGTATTAATATTCCTAGATTTCCTCCATAAATAAAAGCATGTTGTGTGTCTTCTTTGCAATATAATTTTACCAGTAAAGTAATTAATAGGCTTTTATTCGGCAGACCTTGGAGAATGAAAGAATTATGAATGGAACCTGACAGAAGTAGATCAATAATACTTTGTTGACTTGTAGAGAATTATGACTTATATCATTTATCTTACCCAAGGAACAAATagttaattatattttctgCGATGTATTCTTGGTTTTCCCTGCATGCAGCTTTATTATGAGCTAGACGAAGAGCGAAGAAAGGTTGAAGCAAAGGATGTCGCAATTTGTAGAGTGGAACAGCTTTGCCCCTTCCCATATGACCTTATCCAGAGAGAGCTGAAGCGATATCCAAGTATGTACCTTGAACTTGCCATTTAAAAAGCGAATAATATacattattttatcttttcatAGGTGTATGTAAATTGGATTCCTGTATTGCATCTCAATACTTTGACCATAGGATAATGCTAGAGGTATAAAGAATTCAAATCATTATTAACTAACTGTGGCAGCATATGTAGTGGTGTCATATCAACGTGTGTGCAAGAAATTAGTTTGATACACATGACGCCTACTCAGCTCCTACATTAGcatataaattaaaagtaTACAGTCCTGAGTTGATTTAGCATTTTCCTATTTTGCTGACATCATGAGGttcacaatttctaatttgattCCTTCAGATGCTGAGATAGTTTGGTGCCAGGAAGAGCCAATGAACATGGGTGCATACAGCTATATTGCACCCCGCCTTTGCTCTGCCATGAAGTCCCTGGGCAGAGGAACGATCGAAGACATCAAGTATGTTGGCCGTGCTCCATCAGCTGCCACAGCCACTGGTTTCTATCAGGTTCATGTGAAGGAACAAAACGAGATTGTGCACAAAGCAGTGCAGCCGGAGCCAATTGAGTATCACATCTGAAGCCCATGCATATTTATCCCAAACCAATGAATGACGTGTTTATAGATACTTACATAATACTACTATCTGAAATTTCCTATCCTGATTTTTTGTTGATACAAATGGTGGTTTTTCACCATGCAAGCCGAGCGGCGTCTCAAAGATTaagatttttttctctcatgtGATGATGCACAAGTGTTTTTGAGAATAATGTCAAGATGCTTTATCATTAAATAACAGAAGGTTGGTTTGGCCATTCCGGatgatttttttggttcaattgTACTGCAATTCCCTGTTGTTATGGTTGAAGTATTTGATGAAGCATATGATTATATCAGTTCGGCACGTCTAAATGTGAGGAGAAAAACTTTCCTGCCTGTCCTCCTAACTTTACTTTTTGACTTTGAAATCTGTGCAGCATTTTTATCCCTAGACGCTAGTTGTTGTAGGTATCTGAGGATTAGCAACAATGTGTTAGGTTTTCATCATTTGGGAAAGATGCTGAACAAGAGGGTTAGAATTTTTGTCAACCCTAAAGCATACTAGTACTTTGCATAGCATGTGCTTAATACAGGCAACCACTAGTGGAGTTGGCAAAGCATTTTAGTATCAATTAAAACTATATGCACCTATCATGTTGGtccaatttaattattttattttaaattttggggaGGGAGAATGATTCGATagcaagaaacagaaggcAAAATTATTGCTTTAGCGTTTATCCATCTTCGAGGTAGTTCTTGACGAATCTTATCCAGTTTGTAGACTCTGAGCACCCATATTttggttgtaacttgtaagttTGCTTCAGGAACTAGTTTTGTTCCTTAATTGTGGATTAGATAAATGGAAGATAGAGATAAACCTCTAAATTAGAGCAAGATTTAATGCTGCATGACATgggttttgattaattaaaaaaacacactTCAAAGTCAATTCAACTTTTTGAGTACAAGTAATTAGGAGAGGGAGCCTGGGGATTTCGAACTTCTATCCATATGAATGGAGGTGAAAGAGATCAACCAACTGAGCAAGTCAATTCAACTTAAACCATGGGCAAGGACACATTGGTTCAagtcatatatataatgatgtGGTTTTAATCAACATGCACACGGAAAATACAAATGTGGAAGTATGAGATGGATGGCATTTTCAGTTAATTAATTGCcctaaaataaagataattaaACTATGTCCCCCTCTCCCTTAACCTAGAGCCACTAATTTCTTGCACTAGATCTAAATTCGGCTTGGCCATgaatgaaatttcattttataattcCTACTCAAACTCTCAGTGGCAATTTATCAATGAGAAGCATATATGTTAATTGGATTAGTGGACTTCCCCTGGACCTGTAGAATGTGAATCAgaacatattattattattatataagtTTAAAATGCGTTTTATAATATCTTCtaaatcattatttttctaaattattatCACTATAtaaaccttttattttatagtcACTggttccaaaaaaaaaaaaaaattgtctgtTAATTGCAAATTTTATCTGATTCGGATAGTCTCTGGCTGTTTTCCATCTGCCCAAATTGATAATGAATGATAGTTTGATTGACATATTGTGCCCAATTTGTTTGAGACAAAAAATATTCTCTAATTAAAGCATATATGCATGCATATGATTATGAGCACATGACCCCTCTCTTACAACTTCTATATTTTCCACtgtattttataaaattgtgtttttttttaaaaaaaaagtattataAAACAACTACTAGAAGCAAATAATTGAATAAGATTTTGCTACCATGCATTAATTGATCATAGATCTGCATTATATAAAGTCACATTTAGTCTccctttttttcattaattttcccCTAAACTTATTATAATTTCATAGGGAAGGGAAAGATCCCatcattgtaatttgtaaataAACAGTCTCCATTTATGGTTGGGTTGATCAAGAGAACCATGCAAATATAAGTacccaaaacagaaaataaatggtgaaatcaaatcaaattattcCATTTTCAGACATCTTTTATTTTGGGTATTGCTCTCAAAGCCTTTTGAGATATGATGAAGTGAGGTACGTTTAAGCCAACCATTTGGTTGACATGTTTGGGTTAATCACTTGGAACAGGGATTTTATTACTTGTGAGTCAGATATGAATCATATGATGCATGATATTCGATGAGGAAAAGACTACTGGTTTTGATGCTTGGTTTGATGAAATGGGCTCACTTCACAGAATGGTATTTTAGCTCACCTTAGTGGAGTCCCCTGGAATATTCCAGATTGAGAGACGTACCCAAAGTTACTGCGCCTATAAAGTAAGTGCAGCTTCTTGTTCATTTTCCTCATCACTGATCAAGTAGCTGCTGGTTTTTCACCATACTGAGAAATTAAGCAAGAGGCATAGTTTTAGAACAACAGTATGTCTAAGAGCTCTATGGCTCAGATGATCAATCGGGCGAAGCCGTCTGTGGCTGTCACTCTGATGCAATTTGGGTTTGCAGGAATGTCCATAATTTCAAAGTTTGCTCTCAACCGGGGGATGAGCCAACATGTATTGGTCGTGTACCGGCATGCTGTTGCCACTGTTTTTATAGCTCCTTTTGCCGTTGTGTTTGAtaggtactctctctctctctctctctctctctctctctctctctctctctctctgtgtctgcTTTTGTGTGtctcgattttttttttttatttgacatgTTGAGCAATGAAGAAACTAATCCACTGAAGTTGATGCTCTTGCAGGAAAGTAAGGCCAAAGATGACCTTCTCTGTTTTGACCAAGATTTTGTTACTTGGCCTATTAGAGTTAAGAACCGTGACCACTAAGCCACATATTTTCCAACTTATAAGCTTGAAAAGACTTGTTAATCATgctgttttcatttttaaacaTACTGGAATCGTGCTAATCAAGTTATGTCTACTCTCATTATCAGGCCTGTAATCGACCAGAACCTGTTCTATACCGGGATGAAGCTTACAACAGCAACTTTTACATCTGCCATGTGCAATGTTCTTCCTGCCTTTGCATTCATAATGGCTTGGATTTTCAGGTAAATATTATGTGGTTCACATATTCCTACGGTATTTCCCTTCCTTGCATGGTCAAGAAATGTGGAATTAATTAGTTTGACTGGTCTTTTAGGCTTGAGAATATTAATTTTAGAAGCCTGCATAGCCTGGCAAAGATATTGGGGACCATAGTGACTGTGGGAGGAGCTATGCTTATGACTCTAATTAATGGACCGATGCTGAATCTTCCTTGGACAAGAAGAAACATTCATCAAGAATCTACAAGTGCCACAGATCATCAAGATCCCATAAAGGGTGCTCTCATGATTGGAGCTGGATGTTTCTGTTGGGCTGGTTTCGTCAATCTGCAAGTAAATCCCAAATCTTTTATGTAACTTGAGTAACAAGTAACAACTCACAGTTACATGTGTGGGTATATGTCCGTACCCCATAGCATTTGAACTGCAAGGAAATAGACTAATACACAATTATCACCTACATGTCATCTTAATGAGGCACAATTGCTGGATTAAAATTGTCCaaacttttttctattttcctatttcaaagaaaattgaTGAGTACTGATTGAGGTAGAATTACTGTGTCTATAGGCAATTACGCTAAAGTCTTACCCCGCTGAGCTCTCCCTAGCGGCTTGGATATGCTTGATGGGCACGGTTCAAGGCACCGTGGTGGCCCTAGGTTTCGAATGGGATAACCCTGCAGCTTGGTCCATACACTGGGATTCTAAGTTGTTAGCTGCTGTTTACAGTGTAAGCAGATTTCAATTCAACCCCAAGCTTTCTGGTTAACAAGATTTATGCAGGCTATAAATAGATATCCTTTACAAGTGTATTTACAGCATGAATATATTTTGGTGCAGGGAATAATATGTTCAGGTGTCGCGTATTACGTTCAGGGATTGGTAATGAAGGAAAGGGGACCTGTTTTTGTGACTGCTTTTAGTCCTCTAAGCATGATTATTGTTGCTGTTATGAGCTCCTTCATGTTAGCTGAGATAATGTACTTGGGAAGGTTTGCATCAATGTCTCTCTACTAAATCCAAATTTAGGATCACCTTGGATTTAAGtagttttttatataaagacaaaaaaaaatagatgaagagCTTTTACTCAGTGGCAAAATGCAGGAAAGAAATTTGTGTATCATGTAGATAACTCAGAAGATTTCTGCTTAGGGGCTAATGaggcttttttcttttttctgcagAGTAATTGGAGCAATGGTCATTGTGATTGGCCTCTATATGGTTCTATGGGGTAAAAGTAAGGATCAGATTCCATCTGAATCAGAAAAAGATGACTTGGTTCCACCGGTTTAACGAAAACTACATTCATGGAGAGGACAGTGACACCAGATAAAAGATTTTTTGGCCACTGATGTTACTAAGTAAGAAGCTGATATGTACAATATAATAACTGCTtcgaatttgaattttcaattcGCAACGAATTCTATGCAAGCCAAAATTTATACAAGT
Above is a window of Prunus persica cultivar Lovell chromosome G2, Prunus_persica_NCBIv2, whole genome shotgun sequence DNA encoding:
- the LOC18787449 gene encoding WAT1-related protein At2g39510; this translates as MSKSSMAQMINRAKPSVAVTLMQFGFAGMSIISKFALNRGMSQHVLVVYRHAVATVFIAPFAVVFDRKVRPKMTFSVLTKILLLGLLEPVIDQNLFYTGMKLTTATFTSAMCNVLPAFAFIMAWIFRLENINFRSLHSLAKILGTIVTVGGAMLMTLINGPMLNLPWTRRNIHQESTSATDHQDPIKGALMIGAGCFCWAGFVNLQAITLKSYPAELSLAAWICLMGTVQGTVVALGFEWDNPAAWSIHWDSKLLAAVYSGIICSGVAYYVQGLVMKERGPVFVTAFSPLSMIIVAVMSSFMLAEIMYLGRVIGAMVIVIGLYMVLWGKSKDQIPSESEKDDLVPPV